One Amblyomma americanum isolate KBUSLIRL-KWMA chromosome 8, ASM5285725v1, whole genome shotgun sequence DNA window includes the following coding sequences:
- the LOC144101645 gene encoding uncharacterized protein LOC144101645 produces MPMRRQGRASGELPVLLICATLLVGLPSSWSVGVQGPNVDGEAWWAPVRHESLLAGVCTSGEDLCDRVASSNVCRCDADCAKYGDCCLDRTDRSLTSPDARADGARSPWRCLFVNGREFYGLASCPHDPAVDPDLLNHCLGKGDQLKTLQDVPVYSNASRIMYANVFCAACHNDLQGLIPWHLELRCNRALEANTVLSSLARGRYGKMSHALHGADGLTCRLQVADVASEAFWHEVPGLRECRIAASSCRKGAAPRDVRLCSSYTAYVYSPRKFSNYRNFHCFRCAHNLQGGIECGARPATFGHDAPDVSHLVMGMRSHFVNARRCWNTSTHIYDPLGDVCYETPVLPSEEDTGDEPSYAPAQRAASSMIALIVVLVVAGRIEGIFLTQD; encoded by the exons ATGCCGATGCGCCGCCAAGGACGTGCCTCTGGGGAGCTCCCGGTGCTCCTCATCTGTGCGACCCTACTGGTCGGCCTGCCTTCCAGCTGGTCCGTTGGTGTGCAG GGTCCCAACGTAGACGGCGAAGCTTGGTGGGCTCCCGTGCGTCATGaaagcctgctcgccggcgtctGCACTTCGGGCGAAGACCTCTGTGACCGCGTTGCCTCAAGCAACGTTTGCCGCTGCGATGCGGACTGCGCTAAGTACGGTGATTGCTGTTTGGACCGGACTGACAGATCACTGACCAGCCCTGACGCTCGCGCAGATGGGGCTCGTTCGCCCTGGCGCTGCCTGTTTGTGAACGGCCGTGAATTTTACGGCCTCGCTTCCTGTCCGCACGACCCGGCTGTGGACCCCGACTTGCTGAACCATTGCCTCGGCAAGGGAGACCAGCTGAAGACCCTTCAGGACGTGCCTGTCTACAGCAACGCTTCGCGAATCATGTACGCGAATGTATTCTGCGCCGCCTGTCACAATGACCTCCAGGGCTTGATCCCCTGGCACCTGGAGCTTCGGTGCAACCGTGCCTTGGAGGCGAACACTGTCCTCAGCAGCCTTGCTCGCGGACGCTACGGCAAGATGAGCCATGCGCTGCACGGCGCCGATGGGCTGACGTGCCGGCTCCAAGTCGCCGACGTCGCATCCGAGGCCTTCTGGCACGAAGTGCCCGGATTGCGCGAGTGCCGAATTGCCGCCTCCAGCTGTCGCAAGGGCGCCGCGCCGCGTGACGTTCGGCTCTGTTCGAGTTACACCGCCTACGTGTACTCTCCGCGGAAGTTCTCCAACTACCGGAACTTCCACTGCTTCCGGTGCGCCCATAACCTTCAGGGGGGCATTGAGTGCGGCGCCCGTCCCGCGACGTTCGGTCACGACGCGCCGGACGTGTCCCACCTCGTGATGGGAATGCGGAGCCATTTTGTGAACGCGCGTCGGTGTTGGAACACGTCGACGCACATCTATGATCCCCTGGGTGACGTTTGCTATGAGACACCGGTTTTGCCAAGTGAAGAAGATACGGGCGatgagccctcttatgctcccGCACAGCGCGCGGCATCTTCGATGATTGCACTAATCGTAGTGTTAGTGGTCGCAGGCAGGATTGAAGGGATTTTCTTGACGCAGGACTAG